From the genome of Deltaproteobacteria bacterium:
AGAAACCGCCCTCTTCATGGAGTCCGTACTCAGGCTCGGCATCGACGGGCTTTGGCGACCATACGCCGTGCTTCTTGAGGTAATCCCAGCCTCCCGCCTCTTTCATGCCCGGCACGCTTTCAGCCATATATTTGAGATAATCCTCCGTCGATCCGTATTCAAAATACTTTTTCATCCCCCTTGCACCTGTGGGGTCGACATACTTCGTCATTAGTTCAAGCACAATGTCCCTGTAGCTTTTGCATTCACCGAGGGGTTTTACAACAGGCTGCCTTATTCCCACCCAGGGGGTTTCGATTGAGGAGGGCATATTTTCAATGTCGAAGCGCTCCAGGTATGTTGTCTCCGGCAGGATAAGATCGGACAGGGCCGTCGCCTCGCTCATAAAGGTATCGAGAGACACATGGAAAGGAATCAGGTTTTCATCCATGTAAAGGTCCGTCCAGGTATCGGAGTCGGGATGAGCGTAATTGCCGTCATGGTAATGCCTCATGTATACGGAGACCTTCTGCCTCCCCTCCTTTATCATATGCGCCACATGGTGACTTACCTTGTGATGCGCCAGAGGATAGTCGTGCGGGTGAGCCAGCTCGCTCCCCTCCTTCGGTTTAGGAGGCTGAGGTTCGGGGTGCTTGTAACCGTATCCTCTCGGAAGACAGAACCCTCCCTTTTGCTCTATATTGCCGACAATAATGTTGAGAAGCGTGGTGCATCTTTCGTTGTAGCTCCCGTTCATATGCTTGACGTTTCCCCGGTAGGTGTAGGTAGTGCATCTCGGAGCCGCCAGCGCGAACTCCTTAGCAATCCTTTCTATATCCCCTGCGGGGACGCCGCTTAGCTTTTCCGCCCACTCAGGGGTGAACTGCTTGAGATATTTTGCAAGCTTGTCTGCGGGGTAGTTGGCCCATTTGTTTATAAACGCTTCATTATGCAGATCGTTTTGCATGATAACGTTGCACATTGCCAGTGCCACAGCGCCATCGGTACCGGGGAAGATTGCGAACCATTCATCGGCTTTACCGGCCGTATTACTCATGCGGGGATCGAAGTATACCATTTTTGCGTGGTTATCAACCCTTCCTTCCACTATCCTCTGGACGTAGGGATTGTGAAAATAGGACGCTTCATAGATGTTTCCGCCGAAGTTAAGGATATATTTTGTGTTGGCAAAGTCCGGTGTTTCAATATCCGGCCCCCATGTCGCCTCCAGACCGGCCTTTTTGCTCGACTCGCATATTGAAGTGTGGTTAAGCACGGTATCCGAACCCAAAGCATGCATGAAGCGATCTTCAAAACCGAACCAGCGGTTCCTCCCTATCTGGATAGATATTTCGTTGGGACTCCCCTGTCCTTTGTCAGCCCGGTCAAGCACCTCCGTTATACGTTGGGCAAGCTCTTTGTAGGCTTCATCCCAGCTGATTCTTTTCCATTTTCCTTCACCACGCTTACCGACCCGCTTCATGGGATAAAGGATCCTGTCCGGATCATACTGTCCGTTTATACCGGCATTCCCCTTGGCACAGAGTTTTCCCCTGTTGCCGGGATGTTTCGGATTGCCCTCAAGCTTTACAATCCTGCCTTCTTCGATATAGGCAATACCTCCATCCTCTATATTGCACTGAAGGCAGGTATAAGGAACGGCCTTTCTCATCTTTTTAGTAATATGAGAGGTGTCTTTCCCCCCCATATCGAGCTCCATCGCTTTTAGAACACCCGGGCCGACGGCAGCTGCCGCAGCGCCTGCGGCGCTTATCTTTACAAATTTTCTTCTCGTTAAGTCCATATTCATACCCTCCTCTTCGGGGCTAGAAAGTTAACAGAAAAAGCCTTATGTCAATGGTGGTGTCTGGCCGGCGATCAAGACGACGTAACGAAGAACCATACCGCCCACAAGAACCATGACGGAAGCCAAAAGGGCCGTTCCTGTTCCGTGACCGGAACTCCCCTTTGAAGCTTTGATATGAGCCAACTCCATAACCAGCGGAACGATAAGTCCGACAAGAACAAATCCAATCCAGAACATCATACTGAAGGGGCCGCTCGTAAGAAGCTGAATTGACTCCCTGTTGGCTGGAGAACCGTTAATCATTGCCAAGAGCCATATTCCGACAAGCGATATTTCTATCGCTATCAGAATGGAGTCAGCCCAGCCCAGACGATTAATTCCATGGTTGTCTCTGGCCGATGACATGGACATAAAGAGCATTACCGCAGCCACACCCGTTGATATGGCCGAAACGGTGAAGAGGACAGGTATCATCTGGCTGAACATGCCCCGTGAGCCGTAGGCAAGGGAAAGAAGCACTCCCGTATAGACGACGGTTGCAAAAGCGAGTACGAGACCGACAATTTCTATGGGCTTTTTGAGGCCTGCCAAAGGCTCTGCTGCCGAGAGGCTCCCCGCTTCAGCCAAATGTATGAGCGCATAAATAACGGCAACAACACTGAAGAGCATTAGTATCCATGCACCCCAGCTCATTGCTGAAACACCATGAACATTCCAGAAAAGACTAAGCGCCCTGTAGGGCCTGTCCAGGTCAAATATTAATAATGCCGTACCCAATATTACAGGTAGTGGCGCTACATAAGCCCCCACCCGACTGATAGTGTTATACTTTTCACGATTAATATAAACAGCGACAACACCGGCTATAAAGGCGCCGGCCCCCAATCCACCCAGGAACAGATAGACTGCAACCATCCAGTTAAAGGGGACAGTGTGAAAACCTGAGTAGAAGTGCGGAACATTATAAACAACTACGGATTCCATAGTTACCTCCTTGATTTGCTATTATTCATTTAACACAAGTCTCCCGGTCTACTCCCGCCATACTGGTCACGCCGCCCTTCAGGCTTTCAACATATTCATCGAGACCGATGTAGTAAACATGGGGGTCATTTCCCGATGCAGGATTGAGCACCTTTACGGGATGTTTTGAAATATATTCGGATATCTCGCTCTTCGGGTCGTTTACATCACCGAATATCCGCGCTTCACCGATGCAGGTCTGAACACAGGCGGGAACAATGCCCTCATCCACCCTGTGAACACAGAAGCTGCATTTATCGGCCGTTCCCGTCACGGGATTTATGAATCTCGCCTCATAGGGACAAGCAAGCATGCAGTATTTACAGCCAATACACTTGCTGCCCTCTATCTGAACAGTGCCATCATCCCGCTTATACGTGGCGCTCGTAGGACAGACCCTTTCGCAGCCGGCATGTTCACAGTGATTGCATAGTCTCGGCAAAAACTGCCTTACAACATTGGGATATTTCCCTTTATCGGTATACTTGACCCAGGACCGGTATCTGCCGACGGGAACCTCATACTCCGCCTTACAGGCCACGGAACAGGCATGGCAACCGATACAGCGTCTCAGATCAATAAGCATGGCGAAACGGACATTGCTGCCGGCCCCTTTCTTTCCGCCCGTATAGTGATTATCATCTCTTTTCATTTATTTATCCTCCCTTTTTAAAAATCAGAAGATACTGATACTAGTACTCTAGCTGCAGCCTGGCGAAAATAAGGAGCCAATCCTGATCTTTCGGATAATTATAGGCTTTGTTATTATCAGACAACATGGCGTAATCGGCGCCTGCCTCTATATTGAGGTTTTCGGCAAAACCATATTTCCCTTGCAGGTAGACGTCGTTTCCAATCTCTTCATCTTCAGCGCCTGCCGCTTCGGCATGCCTGTAGTGGCCGACGGCAGCATAAAGGCCAAACTTTTCCGTCACCTGGAAGCCGGCCTTTGCCTGCACGGTTACCATACCGCGGCTTGCCGTTGTGCCGTTGTCGCCATAAACAGACCCGTCCAGCCTGAGCGGATTGTCGACACCCGTATCGGTCGGTCCCTGAATATTCAGCTTTCCTGTATATCCCCAGTAGCCATGCCCATCATAGAGCTGTTGCGGGGTGACAAAATCATCGGTATCCCCGGCCCCGGTCCCGTCGTCACCTGTGGCATAGAGCGCCATAATGCCGAACATTTTGGTCGTCGCTTCCAGTTTTGCCGCATAACCTGAATTGTCAATGGTTGTGGCGTCATTTGAACCGCTGTTGTAGATTACAAAAGCGTTGACATTGACAGGGCCAAATTGCTGAGATCCTCTGATACCGAGATAATCCTGTGTAACCTCTGTAGCCCTGTCCTCAAACCGGTACAAAGAAGCGCCAAAGGGCCCTCCGTCAACGTCAAGGAGGTAGATGGCCTGATCATCAGCCCGGACCTCATCATTCTCGTTCAGTTCGCCGGCAGCTGCCCTGATATCTATGGGGCCTGCCTTTCCCAGCCATGCAACGGCAACAGGATTGAAGTCCCAGTCACCGCTGAACAGGGTATCACCGAACTTGTCGGACAAAGGCACAAGACCTGCGTTTATCCTTCCGCCAGTTTCAGGAACTGCGAAGTCGAGTACGGCATGTCTTAGAGCAACGGCCGGGCCGCCACTCTGCTCATTTTGAGCATTAAACTTATTACCCGTAATATGCCCGATGTTTAACTGCAGATGCATCTTGACGTCATCAGGCAATGTGGCATCCCAGGTCGGCCTCCAGCGGAGCCTTGCAGCCGTCTGATTGGCCCCTGTATCATCCCGGTCCAACGAGTAGTAGTTGATCCTGAACTGCCCGTGAAACTCACTTTCAGCGGCATAGCTTATTCCTGCTCCACTCATTAGAATCACCAGAGCTGATAACAATAAAAACCTCCATTCCTTTTTCCCCATTTTCACCATAGCCTTACCTCCTTATTCTTTCCTTAAATTTTTGGCAGAAAGGTGCATCACCCTCTTTCTATGAAGCTTAATACATACTTTATGAATGTCAAGATTCCCGGTTTTTTACCACAGATCCAACAAACATTAGAAAGGGGAGATATCTATGCCCTGCCATTGCTGTCCCCATACAGCAACAAGAATGCCAGCTTGAAAAAATAGCAATAAGTGCTTGTTTTTATAAAATATTGTTCTTTAATAATTGTTTATAAGGAGGAAAATTGCAGGTCGGCAGTGTGCCGAATTGGAACGGAAGATGCTCCAGAATGGAACAACAATTTATTCTTTTACGATATTGTAAGCTCTCATCTTTCTCCAGAGAGTGTTTCTCCCGATTCCAAGCTCTTCGGCCACCTTTGTACGGTTCCATGCGTGTTTTTCAAGGGATTCTAATATATGTGATCTTTCCCTGCTCTTAAAGGAGGCGCTGCTTTCAAGGTCTGGTTTTAGTTCTGTTATTTTGATGATATAAGGAGGGAGGTCCTCGGGAGAAAGGTAATCTCCCTTTGAAATGACCAGCATATTCTCTACAGCATTCCCAAACTCCCTGACATTTCCAGGCCAATCATAGGCTGTAAGAAGGTCAATCAACTCCTTGCTGACCGACGGAATGGTTCTCCCCATTTTTTCACTGTAAATTTCCAGAAAATAGTCAAGCAGCGGCAGGATATCTTCCCGTCTCTCCCGCAGAGGGGGAACGGGGATGTTTACCGTATTGAGCCTGTAGAAAAGATCTTTCCTGAACAAGCCTTGATTGACAAGTTCCTGAAGTTCCTGGTTAGATGCCGAAATTACCCTCACATCTATCTTGCGTGTTTTACTGCTGCCCACACTGCGCACTTCTCTTTCCTGCAACACCCTTAGCAGGTTGGCCTGAATAGGAAGCGGCATATCTCCGACCTCATCAAGAAATATGGTTCCACCGTTGGCCTCTTCAAAAAGACCGCATTTATTTGCAGTGGCGCCTGTAAAGGCTCCCTTTACATGACCAAAGAGTTCGCTTTCAAGGAGGGATTCCGGAAGACCGGCACAATTAAGGGCCACAAAACTCCCCTTACTCCTTTGACTGTTGTTGTGTATCGCTTTTGCAACCAACTCTTTTCCGACACCACTCTCCCCGCTAATAAGAACTGTTGCCTCTGCTTCACAAACCCTCTCAATGAGATCGAGAACCTTACGCATACCCTGGCTCTTACAAATGATACTGTCGGGAGAGTAGCGGTTTGTTACCGCTTTTCCCGCATGCTTCACCTCCGAAATGAAAGATCGTCTTTCAAGCGCCCTTTCTACTACATGGAGCAGTTCGTTTGTTTCAAAAGTTTTGGTTATAAAATCAAATGCCCCGATTTTAACAGCCTTCACGGCAGTTTCTATACTTCCGTAAGCAGTGACTACGATAACCTCTATAGGGGGGATAGAGGCCCTTGCCGCCTTGACTACCTCCATCCCGCCGATTTTACCCATCTTCAAATCGGTAATGACAAGGTCATAAGGCTCACCCTTTAGTCTCTCTATTGCCTCCCTGCCATCTTTTGCCTCAAAAACTTCATGGCCGGCATTTTTCAGCAAGATCGATAACGTTACCCTTATGGACTCGTTGTCATCTACGATAAGTATGGAAGCCATCTCTCCCTCTCAATCATTTTCTTTGACTGTCTGGAGTACCAAAGCTCTATTACATTGCAGGAAACTCCAGTGAAAACCTGGTCCCTATCCCCGGTTTGCTCTTTACAGCGATTTTTCCACCATGAGCCTCGACTATCTTTTTGGAAACCGCAAGTCCCAGGCCTGAGCCCTTTTCCTTTGTCGTGAAAAAAGGTTCAAAAATCCTTGCAGCCTCTTCCTTCTCCATGCCGCTGCCCGTATCGGTTATGCTGACGACGCCCTTTCCATCAACTGATGTTGATGAAACTTTAAGGTTCCCACTGCCATCCATGGCCTGACAGGAATTTATTAATATATTCCAGAATACCTGTCTTATCTGGTCAGGGTCCAACTTCATCTTCTTCATATCTTCTGCCAGGTCCATCTCCAACTTTATGTTCCCCCTTAGCCGGTTATCCCGCACAATCAACTCAAGAGTTTCCCTTAGTATCTCATTGATGTTAACTTCAGACAACCTCGGGGATTCCGGCCTGGCAAAAACGAGAAAGGAGGAAAGCAACTTGTTTAGCCTGTCTGCCTCCTTCCTGACGACACCTTTTAAAGTGGAAAGATCTTCAGCTTCGACATTTTTTGACCCCACTATATTCATAGCCGTCACGATGGCACTCAAAGGGTTCCGAATTTCATGGGCCAGCCCGGCGGCAAATTCTCCCAGAGAGGAGAGACGCTCACTCTTTATCAACGCTCCTTCCTTCTCCTTCAAGCTTACGGCCATTAAATTAAAGGTATCTGCAAGCATGCCGATTTCATCCTTCTCCTTTAAAACCAGCAGATTGTTTTCTATGGGCAATCCTTCTCTCAGGGCATTCATATTCTCTGAAAGTTTCATGAGCGGTTTCGTCATTCTTTTCGCAATTAGCTGCCCTGCTAAAAAACAGGTGAATGCCAGGATAGAGGCTATGAAAAACACGGCAATTCTCTGCCTGGCCAGGGCCTCCTGTACATACCGTTTCGTTATCCCTACATGTACGGTCCCAATCCTTTTACCATCGAGAATTATTGGAGAAGATACGTCAAGAAGAGGCTTTCCATATTCATCCTTCGCCTCGACTATCTCAATACTGCCGAAGCGATCAATTTTATTTGAAACGGGAACCCTGTCGAATTTGCT
Proteins encoded in this window:
- a CDS encoding molybdopterin-dependent oxidoreductase; the protein is MDLTRRKFVKISAAGAAAAAVGPGVLKAMELDMGGKDTSHITKKMRKAVPYTCLQCNIEDGGIAYIEEGRIVKLEGNPKHPGNRGKLCAKGNAGINGQYDPDRILYPMKRVGKRGEGKWKRISWDEAYKELAQRITEVLDRADKGQGSPNEISIQIGRNRWFGFEDRFMHALGSDTVLNHTSICESSKKAGLEATWGPDIETPDFANTKYILNFGGNIYEASYFHNPYVQRIVEGRVDNHAKMVYFDPRMSNTAGKADEWFAIFPGTDGAVALAMCNVIMQNDLHNEAFINKWANYPADKLAKYLKQFTPEWAEKLSGVPAGDIERIAKEFALAAPRCTTYTYRGNVKHMNGSYNERCTTLLNIIVGNIEQKGGFCLPRGYGYKHPEPQPPKPKEGSELAHPHDYPLAHHKVSHHVAHMIKEGRQKVSVYMRHYHDGNYAHPDSDTWTDLYMDENLIPFHVSLDTFMSEATALSDLILPETTYLERFDIENMPSSIETPWVGIRQPVVKPLGECKSYRDIVLELMTKYVDPTGARGMKKYFEYGSTEDYLKYMAESVPGMKEAGGWDYLKKHGVWSPKPVDAEPEYGLHEEGGFWNESKKLNIYSHLWAKYGFHPLPHYEPIPAHENMKDDDLILITFKWNVHVQSRTANQKWLAEIVHNNPVWINGATAAKKGIKTGDLVRVTSKIGYMVTKAYVTEGINPKVVAISHSFGHKEYGRLASMKLKQKPQWSQSDDPDYKQVFWKDNGVHLNDIVPVSTDPIGGSQGWFDTVVSVEKAKPGDKYKDIKVDKDAARKAYEETLTYSYIGKNFRRRSEGRGEHGAVSAH
- the nrfD gene encoding polysulfide reductase NrfD, translated to MESVVVYNVPHFYSGFHTVPFNWMVAVYLFLGGLGAGAFIAGVVAVYINREKYNTISRVGAYVAPLPVILGTALLIFDLDRPYRALSLFWNVHGVSAMSWGAWILMLFSVVAVIYALIHLAEAGSLSAAEPLAGLKKPIEIVGLVLAFATVVYTGVLLSLAYGSRGMFSQMIPVLFTVSAISTGVAAVMLFMSMSSARDNHGINRLGWADSILIAIEISLVGIWLLAMINGSPANRESIQLLTSGPFSMMFWIGFVLVGLIVPLVMELAHIKASKGSSGHGTGTALLASVMVLVGGMVLRYVVLIAGQTPPLT
- a CDS encoding 4Fe-4S dicluster domain-containing protein; translated protein: MKRDDNHYTGGKKGAGSNVRFAMLIDLRRCIGCHACSVACKAEYEVPVGRYRSWVKYTDKGKYPNVVRQFLPRLCNHCEHAGCERVCPTSATYKRDDGTVQIEGSKCIGCKYCMLACPYEARFINPVTGTADKCSFCVHRVDEGIVPACVQTCIGEARIFGDVNDPKSEISEYISKHPVKVLNPASGNDPHVYYIGLDEYVESLKGGVTSMAGVDRETCVK
- a CDS encoding sigma-54 dependent transcriptional regulator, whose amino-acid sequence is MASILIVDDNESIRVTLSILLKNAGHEVFEAKDGREAIERLKGEPYDLVITDLKMGKIGGMEVVKAARASIPPIEVIVVTAYGSIETAVKAVKIGAFDFITKTFETNELLHVVERALERRSFISEVKHAGKAVTNRYSPDSIICKSQGMRKVLDLIERVCEAEATVLISGESGVGKELVAKAIHNNSQRSKGSFVALNCAGLPESLLESELFGHVKGAFTGATANKCGLFEEANGGTIFLDEVGDMPLPIQANLLRVLQEREVRSVGSSKTRKIDVRVISASNQELQELVNQGLFRKDLFYRLNTVNIPVPPLRERREDILPLLDYFLEIYSEKMGRTIPSVSKELIDLLTAYDWPGNVREFGNAVENMLVISKGDYLSPEDLPPYIIKITELKPDLESSASFKSRERSHILESLEKHAWNRTKVAEELGIGRNTLWRKMRAYNIVKE
- a CDS encoding ATP-binding protein; the encoded protein is MSPLFFYRWSLGAKFSLTLFTVVCIVAFMISLFVIKIGEGAMEDELKERGVAAVNILSRLSVEPVMREQLWDIYELTKIMSNMKTLERNLIVYAMVMDKTGVLLGHSDPGHNRIGSKFDRVPVSNKIDRFGSIEIVEAKDEYGKPLLDVSSPIILDGKRIGTVHVGITKRYVQEALARQRIAVFFIASILAFTCFLAGQLIAKRMTKPLMKLSENMNALREGLPIENNLLVLKEKDEIGMLADTFNLMAVSLKEKEGALIKSERLSSLGEFAAGLAHEIRNPLSAIVTAMNIVGSKNVEAEDLSTLKGVVRKEADRLNKLLSSFLVFARPESPRLSEVNINEILRETLELIVRDNRLRGNIKLEMDLAEDMKKMKLDPDQIRQVFWNILINSCQAMDGSGNLKVSSTSVDGKGVVSITDTGSGMEKEEAARIFEPFFTTKEKGSGLGLAVSKKIVEAHGGKIAVKSKPGIGTRFSLEFPAM